Sequence from the Bacillus sp. (in: firmicutes) genome:
TCCATTTCTGTTAAAGTTTAAGTAACCACACAAAAACCTAATAGAAAGGATTCTTTATATGGTTACTTTAACGGAAAAAACGCTTGATTTCAATCGAAAAATTAAATTGTCAAATGATGGAGGCTCTCTTTCCTCAGATACGGGTGAACTTCTTTTCAGAGAGTTTGATGAAAAAATTGGATTTTCAAAGACTTTGGAAAA
This genomic interval carries:
- a CDS encoding IS1380 family transposase codes for the protein MVTLTEKTLDFNRKIKLSNDGGSLSSDTGELLFREFDEKIGFSKTLE